In Porites lutea chromosome 9, jaPorLute2.1, whole genome shotgun sequence, a single window of DNA contains:
- the LOC140947597 gene encoding fibroblast growth factor 1-like encodes MAGSKSSLAFPSLQKYTRKRQLFAKNGFYLAINSTGEVTGTSDGSCLYAVLQFLSVGPDLIAIWGLEAKKYLAVDSEGKIFTTDAERKECVFREFFGKNFYNIFRTCHSDTDGKGWYLSIDEHGKVSAVKVAYSDEPRLHFIVKTVTDCKDADKGNKRTSNTTNNSSHTRQDKKTRKDFGLPSSEVVWIMYPCQLDDGVSDFVSSTPSPPSSSCVSGSSASTGEWTGSGDNASTSV; translated from the exons ATGGCGGGGTCTAAATCATCACTCGCGTTCCCTTCTCTTCAAAAGTACACAAGGAAGCGACAATTATTCGCAAAAAATGGATTTTACCTTGCTATAAATTCGACAGGAGAGGTCACGGGAACAAGCGACGGCAGTTGTTTATACG cCGTCTTACAGTTTCTTTCTGTTGGCCCAGATCTCATTGCAATCTGGGGacttgaggccaaaaaatacttAGCAGTAGACAGCGAAGGAAAAATATTTACTACG GACGCTGAAAGGAAAGAATGTGTATTCCGTGAGTTTTTTGGTAAGAACTTTTACAACATTTTCCGCACATGTCATTCAGACACCGATGGTAAAGGATGGTACTTGTCGATAGATGAACACGGAAAAGTGAGTGCTGTGAAAGTAGCTTATAGCGACGAACCTCGACTTCACTTTATTGTAAAAACAGTTACGGACTGTAAAGATGCCGATAAAGGAAATAAGCGCACATCTAATACAACAAATAACAGCAGTCATACAAGGCAGGACAAGAAAACCAGGAAAGACTTTGGACTTCCTTCGTCCGAAGTCGTGTGGATCATGTATCCCTGCCAGCTTGACGACGGCGTGTCAGATTTTGTGTCAAGTACGCCCAGCCCCCCGAGTTCCTCGTGCGTTTCTGGCAGTTCGGCATCTACTGGGGAGTGGACCGGATCTGGTGATAATGCCTCAACCTCAGTCTAA